A window of Methanolobus sediminis contains these coding sequences:
- a CDS encoding AMP phosphorylase, which translates to MQLKVQPIDIKVGKYKVVLNTIDAKEIGVNEGDRVRIKDHRVLTAIVDFTEDMIAPGMIGLYHEVQEQLKKEWTETVEVEPADKPKSTRIIRKVMDGKRLEREEIYELVKDIVEENLNDIELAAFLTATYIKDLSEDETEWLTKAMIDTGERIEFATTPIMDKHSIGGVPGNKISLLIVPIVAANGLLIPKTSSRAITGAGGTADLMEILAPVEFTSQQIKEMTEKVGGVIVWGGATNIAPADDKLIRIEYPLSIDPHCQLLASIMAKKGAVGAQKVVIDIPTGAGTKIPDVKTGRKLARDLINLGDRLGMDVDCALTYGASPVGRTVGPALEVIEALQVLETMEGPNSLIEKSAVLAGMLLEMGGVAAKGQGHDLAIETLKNGKAFAKLKEIIEIQGGNPDVTYRDIKVGQYTAELKAPTNGYVLEFHNKRIVQIARLAGAPNDKGAGVRIHKKRGEAVEAGQPVLTIYAEKEEKLAEAIKNAREDLPIVVEGMLLEKVADVKEL; encoded by the coding sequence ATGCAGCTAAAAGTTCAGCCTATTGATATCAAAGTCGGCAAATACAAAGTAGTATTAAATACCATCGATGCCAAAGAAATAGGAGTTAATGAAGGCGACAGAGTAAGGATCAAAGACCACAGGGTTCTTACAGCCATCGTAGACTTTACAGAAGATATGATAGCTCCTGGAATGATTGGGCTGTATCATGAAGTGCAGGAACAACTCAAAAAAGAATGGACAGAAACAGTTGAAGTCGAACCTGCAGATAAACCAAAATCCACACGCATAATAAGAAAGGTTATGGATGGCAAAAGGCTGGAAAGAGAAGAGATATATGAACTTGTAAAGGATATTGTCGAAGAGAACCTGAATGATATTGAACTGGCTGCATTCCTTACTGCTACTTATATTAAAGACCTTAGTGAGGATGAGACCGAGTGGCTTACTAAGGCAATGATTGATACCGGTGAACGTATAGAGTTTGCCACCACGCCTATTATGGACAAACACTCTATTGGTGGAGTTCCTGGAAACAAGATCTCTCTCTTGATAGTTCCTATTGTTGCAGCCAATGGTTTACTTATACCTAAAACAAGTTCCCGCGCAATTACCGGTGCAGGTGGAACTGCAGATCTTATGGAGATCCTGGCTCCTGTGGAATTTACCTCCCAGCAGATCAAGGAAATGACCGAGAAAGTAGGCGGAGTAATTGTATGGGGCGGTGCAACCAATATTGCACCTGCCGATGACAAACTAATAAGGATCGAGTATCCACTTTCAATTGACCCACACTGCCAGCTTCTTGCTTCGATCATGGCTAAGAAAGGTGCAGTAGGCGCACAGAAAGTTGTTATAGATATTCCTACTGGCGCAGGTACAAAGATTCCTGATGTGAAGACTGGAAGAAAACTTGCAAGGGATCTCATCAACCTTGGAGATCGTCTTGGAATGGATGTTGATTGTGCACTGACATACGGTGCTTCTCCCGTGGGAAGAACAGTAGGTCCTGCTCTGGAAGTTATAGAGGCTTTGCAGGTCCTTGAAACAATGGAAGGTCCTAACAGTCTTATTGAGAAGAGTGCGGTACTTGCCGGTATGCTCTTGGAGATGGGCGGAGTTGCTGCAAAGGGACAAGGCCATGATCTTGCAATAGAAACCTTGAAGAACGGTAAAGCATTTGCAAAATTGAAAGAGATCATTGAGATACAGGGTGGAAACCCTGATGTGACTTACAGGGACATCAAAGTAGGCCAGTATACAGCGGAACTGAAAGCTCCTACAAATGGTTATGTACTTGAGTTCCACAACAAGCGCATTGTTCAGATAGCAAGGCTTGCAGGTGCTCCGAATGACAAGGGTGCAGGTGTAAGGATACACAAGAAACGTGGAGAAGCAGTTGAAGCTGGCCAGCCTGTTCTTACAATATATGCTGAGAAAGAAGAAAAACTTGCAGAAGCAATCAAGAATGCAAGGGAAGACCTTCCAATCGTTGTAGAAGGTATGCTCCTTGAGAAAGTTGCTGACGTAAAAGAACTCTGA
- a CDS encoding tRNA (cytidine(56)-2'-O)-methyltransferase, whose product MPEKIVILRLGHRPQRDKRITTHVGLTARAFGAEGMLLASDDQKLADNIADVSNRFGGDFYVKNDVSWKAEIRKWKDDGGKVCHLSMYGINLPDAVPEIRDCEKLMIVVGAEKVPFEIYEMADWNVAVGNQPHSEVAAVAVTMDRISEIDPLRKEFEGGELTIVPERCGKKVIDRRE is encoded by the coding sequence ATGCCTGAAAAAATAGTAATATTAAGACTTGGCCACCGCCCGCAGCGTGACAAGAGGATTACTACCCATGTCGGTCTGACAGCACGTGCTTTCGGTGCCGAGGGTATGCTCTTGGCATCAGATGACCAGAAGCTTGCGGATAACATTGCTGATGTTTCTAACCGTTTTGGCGGTGACTTTTACGTCAAAAATGATGTCAGCTGGAAAGCTGAGATCAGGAAATGGAAAGATGATGGCGGCAAAGTATGTCACCTGTCAATGTATGGAATTAATCTGCCGGATGCTGTTCCTGAAATCAGGGACTGTGAAAAGCTCATGATAGTTGTAGGTGCTGAAAAGGTACCTTTCGAGATATATGAGATGGCTGACTGGAATGTTGCAGTTGGAAATCAGCCGCATTCGGAAGTTGCTGCAGTTGCAGTTACCATGGACCGCATATCAGAAATCGATCCTCTGAGAAAAGAATTCGAAGGCGGAGAATTGACAATAGTCCCTGAGAGATGCGGGAAAAAAGTAATAGACAGGAGAGAATAA
- a CDS encoding Nif3-like dinuclear metal center hexameric protein translates to MQLKDVISILEDIAPPELAEDFDIGRIGLNLDLQNDIKKIAVALDPTEYVLNRAAMIGADLLVTHHTLIFHAVNCINKELADSLKIALDNGISLYSMHTNFDKAKGGINDALANRLGLSDIQETPIGRIGSIAPCSVETFVNHVSKSLGTHIQFAGSKEEIKKVMVFGGSGFRSEYIDTARNYGADAYVSSELKHDIIRSYSDMLLVDATHYATENPGMQDLCPVLAERLGIDVEFIEHDPLIKTL, encoded by the coding sequence ATGCAACTAAAAGATGTTATCAGCATACTGGAAGATATTGCCCCTCCCGAGCTTGCGGAAGATTTTGATATTGGGAGAATAGGTCTGAACCTTGACCTGCAGAATGACATTAAAAAAATAGCTGTGGCACTTGACCCCACGGAATATGTCCTTAACAGAGCTGCTATGATAGGAGCAGATTTGCTTGTCACACATCACACCCTGATATTCCACGCTGTGAATTGTATCAATAAAGAACTGGCAGATAGTCTGAAAATCGCACTGGATAATGGAATCTCATTATATTCCATGCACACGAATTTCGATAAGGCTAAAGGAGGAATCAATGATGCACTGGCAAACAGGCTGGGCCTTTCAGACATACAGGAAACTCCCATTGGCCGTATAGGTAGCATAGCTCCATGTTCTGTGGAGACTTTTGTTAATCATGTTTCTAAAAGTCTTGGTACTCATATTCAATTTGCAGGCAGCAAAGAGGAAATTAAGAAGGTAATGGTCTTTGGAGGAAGTGGTTTCAGGTCAGAGTATATAGATACTGCCAGAAACTATGGCGCTGATGCCTATGTATCATCCGAACTGAAACATGACATAATCCGCTCCTACAGTGACATGTTGCTTGTAGATGCGACACACTATGCTACCGAAAATCCCGGAATGCAGGATTTATGTCCGGTGCTTGCGGAAAGACTTGGAATCGATGTGGAATTCATTGAGCATGACCCGCTAATAAAGACACTCTAA
- a CDS encoding RAD55 family ATPase: MRIKTGIEGFDELVQGGLLSDRVYLVSGPPGSGKTTFCVQYLAYGAALGETGLYVTLLESPQNIIDDMSNYSMNVLTLIKMKKLLFADLGPRMEYGFMDEMSEYITPDYEVSTSAGEHEAPSPAMVFREIAAYVSEYDVKRLVIDSVSAIRFTTRDMSLQEKEMSRFIRNLKKLGCTTVLISEMTDPSAYSTEQFAAHGVVFMHNFLYDKTMTRAMQIIKMRGTKHDCNMRAVGFGDKGLVVSGLLE; this comes from the coding sequence ATGAGGATAAAGACAGGAATAGAAGGTTTTGACGAGCTGGTACAGGGTGGCCTGCTCTCTGATCGTGTATATCTGGTGAGTGGCCCACCAGGCAGTGGTAAAACAACTTTTTGCGTGCAGTATCTGGCGTACGGTGCAGCCCTCGGGGAAACCGGACTTTATGTGACCTTACTGGAAAGTCCGCAGAATATTATCGATGATATGTCCAATTACTCCATGAATGTGCTCACTCTTATCAAGATGAAAAAACTGCTTTTCGCAGATCTTGGTCCGAGGATGGAATACGGTTTCATGGATGAGATGAGCGAGTATATTACTCCTGACTATGAAGTCTCCACGTCAGCCGGTGAACATGAAGCTCCTTCACCTGCAATGGTTTTCAGGGAAATTGCAGCTTATGTTTCAGAGTATGATGTAAAAAGACTTGTCATTGATTCCGTTTCTGCTATAAGGTTCACTACAAGGGATATGTCATTGCAGGAAAAGGAAATGAGTCGTTTCATAAGGAACCTTAAGAAACTTGGCTGTACGACTGTACTTATATCCGAGATGACTGATCCAAGCGCTTATTCAACTGAGCAGTTCGCTGCACATGGAGTTGTTTTCATGCACAACTTCCTTTACGACAAAACCATGACCCGTGCAATGCAGATAATCAAAATGCGTGGTACAAAACATGATTGTAACATGCGTGCAGTAGGTTTTGGTGATAAGGGTCTTGTTGTAAGTGGCCTTCTCGAATGA